One Tachysurus fulvidraco isolate hzauxx_2018 chromosome 2, HZAU_PFXX_2.0, whole genome shotgun sequence DNA segment encodes these proteins:
- the zmynd8 gene encoding protein kinase C-binding protein 1 isoform X2, with translation MEIATRSKVSDPGSVERTAPKRKAPSPPHSSNGHSSSETSPSPVKKKKKPGAVNSSKDQSELRHGPFYYVKQPALTTDPVDVVPQDGRNDFYCWVCHREGQVLCCELCPRVYHAKCLKLAAEPEGDWFCPECEKITVAECIETQSKAMTMLTLDQLSYLLKFALQKMKQPGTEPFQKPVCLDQHPDYAEYIFHPMDLCTLEKNIKKKMYGSTEAFLADVKWILHNCIIYNGGNHKLTTTAKVIIKICEHEMNEIEVCPECYLSACQKRDNWFCEPCSNPHPLVWAKLKGFPFWPAKALRDKDGQVDARFFGQHDRAWVPINNCYLMSKEIPFSVKKTKSIFNSAMQEMEVYVENIRKKFAIFNYAPFRTPYTPDNQFQMLLDPANPGAGSFKPEKQEKIKLSFDMTAAHVGKGVVPAGMGGGGTTGRRITMPDIPRSPMSTNSSAHTGSDGEQEGGEKSQTRALLQHHSTGEESLDSTASPSAPRAGPAGSATDSPKPFHCTVPNTPIKQEKTPTTGSILNLNLDRSKAEMDLKELSETVQQQQGAQASLTSPKRQIRSRFQLNLDKTIESCKAQLGIEEISEDVYKDEEHSDSDDSDKSDSSDSEYASDHDQKPKSTKDSAADEKPEKEPSKKKPKPTSPAGEDKDSSTESSGTSSSLTKAEKLGSGVSQAKEKPVVEMDKEAPKAAPASPGTREKSKATEEARKPVSVDVDMDSDSERELVIDLGEEPGGRERKRRRKDSAAVTAHKEPAASKTEAKGAPAGSLAPSQTPSTPSSTPGLKDPSQSPMAVPLNVVTIPAVPSSTALVSSSLPNTALPTALPSSTPTSTVKKQRPLLPRESVPVVERAVVWNPGAKFQTSSQKWHMQKVQRQQQSHTQPHTQAQTLSQAQQASSSPSSSSTRYQTRQAVKAVQQKDSPHSTSTSAVTLVTSTPVSAAIMAGVTVSSSSSSSSSSMAGDLQIPTTSADVAADIAKYTNKIMDAIKGTMTEIYNDLSKSTSGNTIAEIRRLRIEIEKLQWLHQQELSEMKHNLELTMAEMRQSLEQERERLVAEVKKQMEMEKQQAVDETKKKQWCANCKKEAIFYCCWNTSYCDYPCQQAHWPEHMKSCTQSATSSQQEPDTESNTDGMTKISGHPNNSQNSPRETAGAPPSDKDSDVDKSKDSVTVSVS, from the exons ATGGAGATTGCCACACGATCCAAAG TGTCTGATCCAGGGTCAGTGGAGCGTACCGCCCCAAAGCGCAAAGCACCTAGCCCACCGCATTCGTCCAACGGACACTCTTCTTCAGAAACGTCTCCTAGCCCTgtcaaaaagaagaagaaaccggGAGCCGTCAACAGCAGCAAAGATCAG TCCGAACTAAGACATGGTCCCTTTTACTATGTGAAGCAGCCCGCACTCACCACAGACCCTGTTGATGTTGTACCGCAGGACGGCAGGAACGACTTCTATTGCTGGGTGTGCCATCGCGAGGGCCAGGTGCTCTGCTGTGAGCTCTGCCCACGCGTCTACCATGCCAAGTGTCTCAAACTGGCTGCTGAGCCTGAAGGCGACTGGTTCTGTCCCGAGTGTGAG AAAATAACTGTTGCAGAGTGCATCGAGACCCAGAGCAAGGCAATGACCATGCTCACACTGGACCAGCTATCTTACCTTCTCAAGTTCGCCCTCCAGAAGATGAAACAGCCAGGT aCAGAACCGTTTCAGAAGCCAGTGTGTCTGGATCAGCATCCTGATTATGCTGAGTATATTTTTCATCCCATGGATCTCTGTACATTAGAAAAG AATatcaaaaagaaaatgtatggCTCTACTGAAGCATTCCTGGCTGATGTGAAGTGGATTTTACACAACTGCATTATTTACAATGGAG GAAACCATAAGCTCACCACAACAGCTAAAGTTATCATAAAGATCTGTGAACATGAA atgAATGAAATTGAGGTCTGTCCAGAGTGCTATCTTTCAGCCTGCCAGAAAAGGGACAACTGGTTTTGTGAGCCGTGC agTAACCCTCATCCCCTAGTGTGGGCCAAACTTAAAGGTTTTCCATTCTGGCCTGCCAAAGCTCTACGAGACAAAGACGGGCAAGTAGATGCACGATTCTTTGGACAACATGACAg ggcTTGGGTCCCAATCAATAACTGCTACCTCATGTCTAAAGAGATTCCTTTCTCCGTAAAGAAGACCAAAAGCATCTTCAACAGTGCTATGCAGGAGATGGAGGTCTATGTGGAGAACATTCGGAAAAAATTCGCCATCTTCAATTACGCCCCGTTCCGCACACCCTACACGCCCGACAACCAGTTCCAAATGCTACTCGACCCAGCAAACCCCGGCGCTGGCTCATTCAAACCTGAAAAACAGGAGAAGATCAAGCTTAGCTTTGATATGACAGCAGCACATGTAGGCAAGGGCGTCGTGCCAGCCGGCATGGGTGGTGGAGGGACTACCGGTAGGCGTATCACTATGCCAGACATACCACGATCACCGATGAGCACTAACTCTTCCGCCCATACCGGCTCTGACGGCGAGCAGGAAGGCGGAGAAAAGAGCCAGACCAGAGCACTTCTGCAACACCACAGCACAGGAGAAGAATCTCTCGATAGCACAG CGTCCCCTTCTGCTCCACGAGCCGGTCCTGCAGGCAGCGCAACGGACAGCCCCAAACCGTTTCACTGTACAGTCCCAAACACACCCATTAAACAGGAGAAGACCCCCACTACAGGCAGCATCTTAAATCTTAATCTTG ACCGCAGTAAGGCCGAGATGGATCTAAAGGAGCTGAGTGAGActgtgcagcagcagcagggagCTCAGGCCTCACTCACGTCCCCTAAAAGACAGATCAGGAGCCGCTTCCAGCTCAACCTCGACAAGACCATCGAGAGCTGCAAAGCACAACTGG GTATAGAGGAGATATCAGAGGATGTGTACAAAGACGAGGAACACAGCGACTCGGACGACTCTGACAAGTCTGACTCCAGTGACAGCGAGTACGCCAGTGACCACGATCAAAAACCAAAGAGCACCAAGGATTCAGCTGCTGATGAAAAACCAGAGAAAGAACCATCAAAAAAGAAGCCCAAACCAACATCCCCTGCTGGCGAAGACAAGGACAGCAGCACAGAATCATCTGGTACATCTAGCTCGCTGACTAAAGCTGAGAAATTGGGAAGTGGTGTCTCTCAAGCCAAAGAAAAGCCAGTTGTTGAGATGGACAAAGAAGCTCCCAAAGCAGCACCGGCGTCTCCCGGTACACGAGAGAAGTCCAAGGCGACAGAGGAAGCCAGGAAGCCTGTGTCTGTCGACGTAGACATGGATTCAGACTCAGAGCGAGAACTAGTGATTGATTTGGGAGAAGAaccaggaggaagagagaggaagaggcgCAGGAAAGACTCAGCCGCTGTCACCGCACACAAGGAGCCCGCAGCCTCCAAGACCGAGG CTAAAGGAGCTCCAGCAGGAAGCCTTGCACCATCACAAACTCCTTCGACACCCTCTTCCACTCCAGGCCTTAAAGACCCTTCTCAGTCTCCCATGGCAGTTCCTCTAAATGTAGTCACCATCCCCGCCGTCCCTAGCAGCACCGCCCTTGTTTCCTCTTCCCTGCCTAACACCGCCCTACCAACAGCCCTGCCTTCCTCCACCCCCACCAGTACGGTGAAGAAACAGCGCCCCCTGTTGCCCCGCGAGAGCGTGCCGGTGGTAGAGCGAGCCGTCGTGTGGAACCCTGGGGCCAAGTTTCAGACGTCTTCTCAGAAGTGGCACATGCAGAAGGTGCAGAGGCAGCAGCAGAGCCACACCCAGCCTCACACTCAGGCACAGACATTATCGCAAGCACAGCAGGCGTCGTCTTCACCGTCTTCTTCCAGCACTCGATATCAGACACGACAGGCTGTTAAGG CTGTGCAGCAGAAAGATTCCCCACACAGCACCTCGACCTCGGCTGTCACTCTGGTCACCAGCACCCCTGTGTCTGCAGCCATAATGGCAGGCGTCACAGTTagctcttcctcctcatcctcttcatcctccaTGGCAGGAGATCTACAAATCCCTACCACATCTGCTGACGTTGCAGCTGACATTGCAAAATATACCAACAAA ATCATGGATGCAATCAAGGGGACAATGACGGAAATATACAACGACCTCTCCAAGAGCACTTCAGGAAACACAATAGCAGAA ATCAGGCGGTTACGGATCGAAATCGAAAAGCTGCAGTGGCTCCACCAACAGGAGTTATCAGAGATGAAGCACAATTTAG AGCTGACCATGGCGGAGATGCGGCAGAGTCTGGAGCAGGAGCGAGAACGGCTGGTCGCAGAAGTGAAGAAGCAAATGGAGATGGAGAAACAGCAGGCGGTCGACGAGACCAAGAAGAAGCAGTGGTGTGCCAATTGCAAGAAAGAGGCCATTTTCTATTGCTGCTGGAACACAAGCTACTGTGACTACCCCTGCCAACAAGCACACTGGCCAGAACACATGAAGTCCTGCACACAGTCTG caaCGTCATCACAGCAAGAGCCAGACACCGAGTCAAACACAGACGGCATGACTAAGATTTCTGGCCATCCCAACAACAGTCAGAACTCGCCTCGAGAGACTGCAGGAGCTCCTCCTTCAGACAAGGACAGCGATGTGGACAAATCGAAGGACAGTGTCACTGTCAGTGTTTCCTAG